Below is a window of Cytobacillus firmus DNA.
TGGCCAATATCCGAACAAGAAATAGACACCTATTACCAGATTGCCGAAGATATCATGCAGATTCGTCAGGCATCTTCAATAAATTCATTACACTTACAATCCATACTTCGACACCTTCATTCAAAAGGGTTTCATGAAGCAAGGCCGATTCCTAGTGCGACTTCACATGGGAAAACCTTTAGTTCATTATGCTTCTTAAAAAATGCTTGGAAACAACACCCCTTTGATTTCGCGGTAAAGGCTCGAGCGTTACAGTTGCTTATGGAAAATGGAAAACCAGTAGGTCTAAAAGTAGGAGATCACAACAAAAAAATACATGTACTAAGAGCACAAAAACAATCGTATTGGCCGCTGGGTCTCTGGAAACCCCGCGCCTCTTGCTTCATTCAAAAATCCCAGGGAATACAATTGGGCACTTTTTAACAAATCATTCTTTTATTAAGGCAAAAGGAGAATTTATTAGCAAAAAGTTTGGGAACATTTCAGAGAATATTTGTATTTTAATACCGCAGACAGACGAAACCCCTTACCAATTTCAAATATATATAAATAAACGATTGATAAATGTAGTCGGTTTCGGGAAAGTTGAATCCCTCTTTGATAATTATCTAACATTAGACCCGCTAAGTGTAGACGAATACGGTATGCCGAAAGTAAAGATTAATTTTTCCTATTCTGTCAAGGACATGGAGATTATTCGCCAAATGAATGAGGCGTTACATCAGGTTTTCAATGTTCTGGGAGCAAGATTAGTCCACGAGAATGGAAAAGCTCAGATACATGTTATGGAGCCTGGAGAGGATTACCACGAATCAGGATCATGTCGTATAGGGAATGATCCCTCACAATCTGCAACGAACCGTTATGGTCAAATCCATGGTAGTACCGGCCTTTACGTAGCCGATAATAGCATACTCTCCTCGATTGGTGCTTCAAACCCTACTCTTACCACAGTTGCATTGGCCATCCGAATAGCTGATCATATCTCGAATTCCTACTCAAAAGAAAGGACAGAATGAAATGCAAAGTTCCCTATTTACCAATACGGCCAAAAAGGCGAAAGGGGTATCGATTATCACTTGTACTAATAAGCCAATTTATATGAATAATATATTCAGAAACTACTGGAATCAAACTTGGTCTGAAAAAGAGCTGATCATTATTTTAAACAAGGATGACATGGATTTGGCCCAATGGAGAAGAAAAGCAAGTGATGATCCAAATATATTTATTTATCAACTTCCAAAGAATTTATCCTTAGGCCAATGCCTGAATTTTGCAATCGATCAAACGCAATGTGACTTTATTGCTATCTTTGACGACGACGATTATTATGCTCCTCTTTATCTAAACAATATGATGCTGGCATTTAACTATACCGATGCTGATATTATTGGGAAAAAAACACATTATGTCTATTTCGAAAGCTGCAAAGCCCTTTACCTCAGAAATCTAAATCAAGAAAACCAGTTTGTAGATTGGGTATGCGGTGGAAAAAAATTGTAAAAAGAAATGTTTTCGATAAGGTTAGGTTTCGGAACATCTCAAATAATGAGGACGTAAAGTTTTGCAACGATTGCGTGAAACATGGATTTAAAATATATTCGACTGACCGATATCACCTAGTGTACGTAAGAAGAGCAAACCCGGAATATCATACATGGAAAATAAACGACAAAAAACTCATTAAAAGTTGTAAATTTATTACCTATACAGATGATTATAAGGACTTTTGTATGCCTCGCAATAATAAAAAAGAATAAGAGCAGAGTGTTTTAAGTTGCCTCACTTTATGACCCCCTTTTATATAGCATATTACAAATTAGTATAATCTTGTTCTAACTGATATGAAACACAAAAAGGGACCACCATGTAACTAATCGGGTTTCAAAAAAACCGTACCTGCTTATGATACGATTCACTTTGCATTTATGGTAAAGCTTCCTAAAGTTCATGATAACTTAATAATGAATACAGTTGATATCCCATATAAATAGCCATAGCCCATATAATAAGTGCGGAAACTTGATTCATATGTTTCTGGAGGACTCCAAGCGCTGCAATTGATTTCTCTTTGGCAGATTATCATGAATTCTAACAAAAAGCCAAAAGGTGCCTGACCGGTTGGGGACGGGCACCTTTCTAATATTACTTATGGAGTTTCTCTTTAGAATTCTTTACCCTAAGTTGTAACATTACAGCAACCAGCAAGGATATCCATTGCAGAGTGTATAGTATTATAGAATAGTTGGATTTTATAAGATATGCTGTTACAGAAAATATACCGGAAAGGAGGATAAGTAATACAACCATAATGGACATATTATTGTGTTTGTTTTTATTCTTATAAAGAAAAAAAATGATTATTACACTGAATAAAAAAGCATTCATAATTAATATTTTTTCATAATTAGTTATCCTCCCTAATCCAGTTTTAAGTATTTCTGTGAATCATATCTCTTCTTTTATTTGTAATCATTTCTGGGACCTGCATCCATTACAACCTCTACCATATTGGAAGGCCCCATTCTGAGTTTAGGTCTATACTCAGAATCCGGTGAACTGTACAGCTCCAGTGGACTAATGATTACTCCATCTGGCGTATTATGGAGAATTCCGGGCACACAGGTATAAATGCGGTCATCATTATTGGCATTTTTAGCTGAGATCGTAACGGAGGTGCCGCTGTGATTATCTATACTCATGGACACTTTGTATCTGTAGAAGGAACCCGTTCCATTAGACTGGGCAGAGTAAACGACAGGCACGACTGCCAGGATGTCATTATTCAGCCTCAATTTAATTACTTCTGTCTTCGTTGAACTGTAATCTCTTCTAACATCCCCCATATGTTCAACTGCTCCGTTTGCAAAACTTCTAAGTGGAGGTGTGCCGCTTGCACCAAACATGGCGACATCGATCTGCCTGCCATCCTTTGTATAAACCAGAGCATAAATATCATAATCCGTTCCCGTTTTCCAGGATACCGTGGCGGTAATCTGTGGTGTTTTTTCAATGATCACCGGCTTTTGACCTTTGTCGAGACTGATTGTGCCCTTCACCTTTTCAAGGGTGATCGTGTTTTGAATTTGTTTGTTTTCGGCAGCAGCAGGAAGAGACTGAATGGCCTTAGTTTCAGCAGGCTTATTTTCCTCAGTGGAATCCACTTCCACACCGTAATTTTTACATAACCCTTCAAGTCCGGATTCAAATCCGCGCCAGATTGATTTTGCCTTTATCTGACCATTCCTAACATATAATTCTAAAACCACAATCCCATTTTCCTTTGTAAAACTCGATGGAGTTAACTCAATAGTGGTTTGACCCGTACATATCTCGGCTTTCAAATTCTTTACATTCGAGAACCCCATGTGATTATCCTCTGTCAGAGTAATGGCTATTTTATGAATGCCTGCAGGGACTTTACTCATATCAAATTGAATAGTATGTACTTTTCTAGTTCCTTTAGTTTCAGCCGGCAATAGGGCTGCTGCACCAGAAGGACTCTTTGGCTGATTATAAAAAATAATCCCGCTGTCTCCTTGCACCTTATCTGAATCCGATAAAAGGAAAGCAGTTAAGGAAATATCGATCAAATGAGACATATCGTAGCTAACGGTCACATAACCTTTTGGGGAACTTAACACTGTATTTCCACCCATTTGCAGCATTGAATTCAATTCAACCACTCCTGTTTCTCTATTTAAAATCTGCAGATTCTTTATATAAAAATTATAATTTCACTGTAAATTATACCATTTTATTGAAACCATATAGGTGAAAACTACTGCAAATTAAAAAGCATCCACAATACAGCAGCTGTTTCAAAAAGGGGAAACAAAAGAACCGTCCCTATGTTCCGAACGCGTCAAGCTATACTGGCATAGATTGATTAGATAAAACAGCACTATACTTTGGAGGGAAGAGAATGGACCCTATGTATGCCTACCGAGTAAATCCGCAAACAACACAGAATGGCCCTATGCAAGTGATTGCCATAGAACCCTTTGTTTATGAAGCGCTGCGCAGTTTAAAAGGAAAAAGAGCCGTCCTTGATACCACACGCGGTTCAGTCAGCGGAATGGTTGTTGATGCTAAGCCTGATCATGTTGTCATTCAAGAATACGATTCTACATTTTTTGTTCGTATTCGTGAAATCGTCTGGATAATGCCTGAATCCTAACCTGCCCATGTTTTCATTAACTCCAGCCTAAAATCTATTAAACAGCGACAATCACATAAGCATTTTTAATAGATAGCCCGCGAATGTACTGTTTGTGTTCAGGCATGGTTCCGGCTATCACTACATATCCTTTCCCATTATTAAAGTTTCGGATAAACGACAGTTCCATCTTCTTCAATGATTGGCATGGCTCCCCACTTCCCCAATTCATGAGGAATGATCTTCGGATTTCCCTTAGCATCAGGAATGAGATGGTGCACATCCCATCCATTTGCCTTCAGCCAGTTGCTGATGAGAAGGCGATGGCATCTTGCCGGATGATATTCTGAACACATATAGACAAGCGTCGTTTCTGCGGCCTGTTCCTTCAGCTGTTCCAAAGCATACTGAAAATCATCCGTCAGTGTATAATCTGCATAATTGTGAAACGAACGGTTATTCCATCCTTCGTTCAATTGCTCCCCTACCTGGCCAGACATTCTCCTTCTCCCGCCAAGACCGGGAAAATGGCGATAATGAATCCCCGCTTCTTTCAGCCACTGGGCCATATTTTCTTTTTTAAAGTGTGAATTCCTGCGGCTTGCAGGAAATGCCCGGACATCTGCCACAAAGTTAATTTCAGCTGCTCCCAGCAGCTTTAAAAATTGTTCGATCGAATGGTTATAATGTCCAATCGTATAGACTTTCATGATTATCTTCCCCTTAAAACAAAGACTCTGTTGTTCAGGTTCATGTATCCTTTATGCTGAGTGCAAAGTGCATGCTGCTTCAGCCATATTTCTTCTGATGCTCTTTTTTTCGCTTAAGATAATCCTGATCCTCCCGCGCGAGCTTCCATTTCTCCATAAAGATGGACGCCGATTCTGCCTTCACCGGATCATTCTGCCTTTCGTTTACCTTGCCATTCTCATCATATTTCTTCCCGCCTTTGTAATTCGTATAGCGGCGGGCTCTTGTATACCCCATCTGCAGAAATTTCCTCGCCATGTCCATCCCGACAAAATCTTCTTGCTCCTTATAATTGAGAAACATCTGATAGATTTTATCGGATGACTCCTCAGCAATTTCCGGAGTCTTAAATCGCCAATGCTCCAGGATCTCGCTCTTATAAGGCTCCACCAGCAGCACCCCCTGTTCTCCCCTGCCAACCCTATACAGTTCAGGATTCTTGCGGAAATCTATGTTATCAAAGTCCAAGTCGTAGTCGAAAGCCATATCTGTCATCCTTTTTATATTGGGTTTACCCTTGGCGGCCTTTTTGTATGCAGAGTATAGTTATTTAGTGCTTTCGGGAAGCAATGGAGTGGTACTGGTGTTCATTGTACTCATAAAAATGGGCTTTTTTGACGAAAAGTTTTATTGACAATTCAGCTATTTAGTCATACTATATACTAGTAATAAGTAACACAGAATACCGGTAAAATGGAGATGAAAAATTTGGAAAACATCACAGAAATGCTGAAAGGGGTGCTTGAGGGTTGTGTGCTTGAGATCATCAGCCGCGGGGAAACTTATGGCTATGAAATCACGCAACAGCTGCGGGAACTTGGATTCACTGATGTGGTTGAAGGCACAGTTTATACAATCACCATGCGACTTGAGAAAAACAATCTAGTGAACATCGAGAAAAAGCCATCCACTATGGGACCGCCGAGAAAATTTTACACACTTAACGCAGCAGGTCAAGAGCACCTTGAAACTTTTTGGAAAAAATGGGATTTCGTCTCAAGCAAAATTAACGAACTCAAAACAAAAATAAAATCAAAAGGAGAAGTAATATGATGAGTATTTTTGAAAAAATCTTTGGCGATTTTAGCGAAAAGAAAGCATGGCGTGAAATGGAAAACCGTGCAAAATCCTTACCAGAAGACTACTGCATAGCCTACAAAGCAATGCAAAAATATCTCTGGAACACTGGCAGCGTGGTGGATTGGCAAGAAACAAAATTCGTCTTTAATCACATCATCGACCTTCTTGAAGAAGCCGCAGCCGATGGCAAGCCCGTTAAAGAAGTTACTGGCAATGATGTAGCAGCCTTCTGTGATGATCTTGCCAGTGATGCAAAATCATGGGTTGATAAGCAACGGCAAAAACTCAACGATGCGATTAAATAATACAACTGTACTGAATAGCTTAGTATCTTAAAGGAGACTACAATGAACTTTTTAGAAAAAATAACCGGCAGCGATATAACTAAAGCCATGAAAGATTTTGAAGCACGAGCAAAAGTCTTGCCAGCTGAATATCAAACTGCTTGGCAAGAAATTAAAATTAAACTCTGGATTCACGGAGATTTCACCGGCCGTAATCTGATGCCCATCCTTGACAGTACTCTTGAATTGCTTGAAGTTACAGCAGCAGACGGCCAGAGCATCGAAGAAGTACTAGGAGATGATATCAACGGCTTCTGTGAAGCCCTTGTTGGTAACGAAGGCGCAAAATCTTATAGAGATAAATGGCGTGACCAACTCAACAAGAACGTCGCAAAAAAATTAGGAGGACTGAAATGAGCATCAAAAAAGTCATTGAAGGCAAAAAAGAATGGAAAGCCCATGTTTCACGTGTCAAAGCGCTTCCACAAGATTACCAAATTGTCTATAAAGAGATCCAAAAATATCTCTTCAAAGTCGGTCCTGTTGAGCTAAACAATGGTATCGGACTGCTTTCTGACATTCTCAGCTTCTTTGAAGAAGGAGCAGAAGCTGAAAAAGGTGTGCTTGAAGTCACAGGAACAGACGTTGCTGCTTTCTGCGATGCACTTATTGAAGACTCAAAAACTTATGCTGATCTCTATCAAGAATCGATCAATCAAAAAGTCGATAAGGCTATGAAAAAATAGAAGGAATTTAATAAGCATGTCATCTCTTTCCTCCTTCCATTAAACAGATACGAATAAATTGAGTTGTTCGAAGCAAGTGCGGCAGAAGACAGACAGCTCCTGGACAGCACCAGGTTCGACTTGACGTCCTTTGCCTGCGAACCAGTGGCAAACGCTAATAACTTTGCCGGCAAGTATCGTGAAGATTTGAATGAGATCGATTTGAAAAAAGGCAACTTCAATAGATAGTCCGACTGAATAGCTGGTTACAAGTATGAATGTGCCACCTTCACTATTCAGTTATATTTTTACTCCAGTACTAAGTAATACAGATTATCAGTCAGACTAAGTAGCCGGTATTTTAGGCAATCAAGCTCCATCACTTTTATAAGGAGGAAAAAAGTATGAGTAATGCAGCGATTTCTGTAAAAGGGTTAAAAAAATCCTATAAAGACAAGGAAGTCTTAAAGGGGGTGGATTTTGAGGTGCGGCGTGGCGAAATTTTCGCACTGCTGGGCTCAAATGGAGCAGGCAAGACAACGACGGTCAACATCCTCTCGACGCTGATGAAGCCCGATGGCGGCGAAGCAGCTATTTGCGGCTTTGACTCCCAGCGTCATCCGGATCATGTTCGCCAGAGCATCAGCCTGACAGGACAATTTGCAGCCTTAGACGGCATGCTTACAGGAAGAGAAAATCTGATGATGATCGCCAAGCTTCGCGGAGTTTCCAATCCCGCTCAAGTCGCCGACAATCTGCTTGCAAAATTCAGCCTTACCGATGCGGCCAACCGCCGGGCGGACCAATATTCCGGCGGGATGAAGCGCCGGATTGACATTGCCATGAGCCTGATCGGGACGCCAGCCGTTATTTTTCTCGATGAACCGACGACAGGACTTGACCCCGAAGCGCGGATTGAAGTCTGGAATACCATAAAGGAACTTGCTGGAAGCGGCACGACCATCTTGCTGACGACCCAGTACCTGGAGGAAGCCGAACAACTGGCGGACCGTATCGCCATCTTGCATGGCGGAAAAATCATTACAACCGGTACCCTTTCCGAACTTAAAGAGATGTTCCCGCCAGCGAAAGTGGAGTATATCGAGAAGCAGCCGACATTGGAGGAAATTTTCCTCGCTATCATC
It encodes the following:
- a CDS encoding GMC oxidoreductase, translating into MINVVGFGKVESLFDNYLTLDPLSVDEYGMPKVKINFSYSVKDMEIIRQMNEALHQVFNVLGARLVHENGKAQIHVMEPGEDYHESGSCRIGNDPSQSATNRYGQIHGSTGLYVADNSILSSIGASNPTLTTVALAIRIADHISNSYSKERTE
- a CDS encoding glycosyltransferase; translated protein: MQSSLFTNTAKKAKGVSIITCTNKPIYMNNIFRNYWNQTWSEKELIIILNKDDMDLAQWRRKASDDPNIFIYQLPKNLSLGQCLNFAIDQTQCDFIAIFDDDDYYAPLYLNNMMLAFNYTDADIIGKKTHYVYFESCKALYLRNLNQENQFVDWVCGGKKL
- a CDS encoding TerD family protein, whose translation is MNSMLQMGGNTVLSSPKGYVTVSYDMSHLIDISLTAFLLSDSDKVQGDSGIIFYNQPKSPSGAAALLPAETKGTRKVHTIQFDMSKVPAGIHKIAITLTEDNHMGFSNVKNLKAEICTGQTTIELTPSSFTKENGIVVLELYVRNGQIKAKSIWRGFESGLEGLCKNYGVEVDSTEENKPAETKAIQSLPAAAENKQIQNTITLEKVKGTISLDKGQKPVIIEKTPQITATVSWKTGTDYDIYALVYTKDGRQIDVAMFGASGTPPLRSFANGAVEHMGDVRRDYSSTKTEVIKLRLNNDILAVVPVVYSAQSNGTGSFYRYKVSMSIDNHSGTSVTISAKNANNDDRIYTCVPGILHNTPDGVIISPLELYSSPDSEYRPKLRMGPSNMVEVVMDAGPRNDYK
- a CDS encoding YuzF family protein, yielding MDPMYAYRVNPQTTQNGPMQVIAIEPFVYEALRSLKGKRAVLDTTRGSVSGMVVDAKPDHVVIQEYDSTFFVRIREIVWIMPES
- a CDS encoding DUF488 domain-containing protein, with the protein product MKVYTIGHYNHSIEQFLKLLGAAEINFVADVRAFPASRRNSHFKKENMAQWLKEAGIHYRHFPGLGGRRRMSGQVGEQLNEGWNNRSFHNYADYTLTDDFQYALEQLKEQAAETTLVYMCSEYHPARCHRLLISNWLKANGWDVHHLIPDAKGNPKIIPHELGKWGAMPIIEEDGTVVYPKL
- a CDS encoding DUF4385 domain-containing protein; the protein is MAFDYDLDFDNIDFRKNPELYRVGRGEQGVLLVEPYKSEILEHWRFKTPEIAEESSDKIYQMFLNYKEQEDFVGMDMARKFLQMGYTRARRYTNYKGGKKYDENGKVNERQNDPVKAESASIFMEKWKLAREDQDYLKRKKEHQKKYG
- a CDS encoding PadR family transcriptional regulator; this encodes MENITEMLKGVLEGCVLEIISRGETYGYEITQQLRELGFTDVVEGTVYTITMRLEKNNLVNIEKKPSTMGPPRKFYTLNAAGQEHLETFWKKWDFVSSKINELKTKIKSKGEVI
- a CDS encoding DUF1048 domain-containing protein, which encodes MMSIFEKIFGDFSEKKAWREMENRAKSLPEDYCIAYKAMQKYLWNTGSVVDWQETKFVFNHIIDLLEEAAADGKPVKEVTGNDVAAFCDDLASDAKSWVDKQRQKLNDAIK
- a CDS encoding DUF1048 domain-containing protein; the encoded protein is MNFLEKITGSDITKAMKDFEARAKVLPAEYQTAWQEIKIKLWIHGDFTGRNLMPILDSTLELLEVTAADGQSIEEVLGDDINGFCEALVGNEGAKSYRDKWRDQLNKNVAKKLGGLK
- a CDS encoding DUF1048 domain-containing protein, translating into MSIKKVIEGKKEWKAHVSRVKALPQDYQIVYKEIQKYLFKVGPVELNNGIGLLSDILSFFEEGAEAEKGVLEVTGTDVAAFCDALIEDSKTYADLYQESINQKVDKAMKK
- a CDS encoding ABC transporter ATP-binding protein, which gives rise to MSNAAISVKGLKKSYKDKEVLKGVDFEVRRGEIFALLGSNGAGKTTTVNILSTLMKPDGGEAAICGFDSQRHPDHVRQSISLTGQFAALDGMLTGRENLMMIAKLRGVSNPAQVADNLLAKFSLTDAANRRADQYSGGMKRRIDIAMSLIGTPAVIFLDEPTTGLDPEARIEVWNTIKELAGSGTTILLTTQYLEEAEQLADRIAILHGGKIITTGTLSELKEMFPPAKVEYIEKQPTLEEIFLAIIGKKEEM